Genomic window (Phragmites australis chromosome 21, lpPhrAust1.1, whole genome shotgun sequence):
AAAGTTGCCAAACCACCGGTTTTTTTAATCAACACAAGCATCTACAGCTTAAGAAATTAGTACTAGTTTATTTCAAAATAAAGCACACTCTTTCCTatggggaaaaaagagagaggctCGTTTAACAACAAATTGTCAAAAAGGAGAAATCCAGTCCAGTTCAGAAGCTTTTTATATGGAGGCGTTTCAAACAAAAGGATATCATGCTTTCTATGAAACATTATTTGACAGCTGATACGCAAAAGGtactttgttaaaaaaaagataagcaaaAGGCACAGTATCGATTCCTTCAACTCAGTTCAGGCACCCTCCTCAAGTTTTTCATatgatttgttttatttttgttcAGTCAGTTAGTAAGTTGTTTTTAAGCAATGTCCGCAATAATACTTCATTCCATTAGTATTAATCTCAGAAAATGATGAGCCCAAAAATTCACTTcgaacaacaaaacaaaaaaaactagtttAATGACACTGGCCAGCCCATTAGCTTACCACCAATTACAAGGACACCTCAATTACAACAATAAGGGAGTGGGGGAGGGACCCAAAAGAAACAGAGGTACATCACCATGATCAATGGCTTTGTctagagcagcagcagcagctgcctcTGGCAGTCTGACTCCATTAGAAACCAGAGGCACCGGTTGATCAGCTCACAGTCACAATGCCATCACCAGGACAGCCACAGCTGCCTGTGTCCATGTCCACCAACCCTGTCAGACAAGGGATAACACCTCAGCAGATGAGCAAAAGGTTCCAAAGGCAAGAACATCAGACAAATAGGCTATGGAGAATTGTTCTCCCCTTTTATGATTGCAGGTAGTGCGATTGATTGATAATAGGGTAGAGGAAATGGGTTCTGCTAATCACTGGTCGCTTGTCGTCTCGGTCCCGCCTTTCAGAGAGTGTTTATAGCTATCGTCTGGTTTGTGCTAAGACTGGACAGACTGAGAATCATGTTGACAGCGATGCTAATTGTCACATCTAATATCTGAGGCCAAATTAATTCATCATCTGTTTCTTGTTAGTTGTTACAGGATATGGAAAACCTTGGACTAGTGTTGCGTAATCGACGTAGGCAAGACCAAAGCAAGGATCAGCCATAATTAGCAAGAGAACAGAGCTGCGACCTGCGCGGCGAGCATGTTGGTGTAGTGCAACCCGGACACAGGGTCGGCGACGCCGGCGTACCCCGGCTCGAGCAGCGCGTACTCGATCTTGACGCCGGTAGGGTCCTCGGCGTAGGCGAAGTAGGGGTACGCGTTGACGAGGAACGGCGAGCCGGCGCGCGCGTGGAAGTCGAGGATCGGGCAGAGCATCGGGAGCAAGTCCTTGCGGAAGTAGGCCGACGACGGCGGGTACGACGTCGCGAGCACGCCGAGGTTGTGCGCGGTGGTGACGGCGACCTGCTTGCCCAGCCCGGCCTGCTCGAGAGCGTCGTGGAGGCACTGCATCGCCGGGAGGAGGTAGCGCGAGAGGGAGGAGCTGTTGGCGCCAGTGAGCACCTCGTTGCCGA
Coding sequences:
- the LOC133903209 gene encoding glucan endo-1,3-beta-glucosidase 10-like; translated protein: MAALLYLLPALLLLLLLLPSTPAATSSALLGISYGRVGNNLPPATSVPPMLGSLGVGRVRLYDADPATIRAFANTGVELVVGVPDECLASVSTPDGAAAWVRSSIQPALPATKIAFLTVGNEVLTGANSSSLSRYLLPAMQCLHDALEQAGLGKQVAVTTAHNLGVLATSYPPSSAYFRKDLLPMLCPILDFHARAGSPFLVNAYPYFAYAEDPTGVKIEYALLEPGYAGVADPVSGLHYTNMLAAQVAALFSC